CGTTCCCTAAACAACCACATCAAAAACCCTTTGAAAGTCATTCTGTATATTTCAGGGACTTTATTCTGTTGCCCCAGTGTGATTGTTTCCTCCTCCTCGTCTTTTCTGTACTGTTTGCCAGGATGCTTTGCAGCAGAAGGTCTCGTGTTGGGGTTATGAGAGAGATTGCCCCCCGGAGCAGCGGTTCAGCTACCCGGTGTGCACCAGCGTGGACTCAGGATGGTGAGACCTCTCGTGAGAACGAAGCCCGTTTCGGAGCTCGCGTGAGCAGTGTGATGTTTTAGCGTTGTAAAGCCTCCGGAGGTGCCAAAAGCAGAGCAGGAGTGCTTGGTCTCGACTAGAGTCCGATTctcgatgtgtgtgtgtgtgtgtgtgtggcagggcaAGCTCAGTGCAGGCTGCACAGGAACTCTTTTGGAAGCAGGCTGACTTTGGCTATGTGAGAGAGCGACTGAGGGAGCTGAACACACTCTGCAGGCCTTTAAGCCCTGTGAGCgcctgtctctccatctctcctcttcAGATGAAGTGTTTCCTAGGCTGGCGCCTGGGATCGGCTGGAGCGTGGGTGGAGCGtgactgtgttctgtgttcttttcCCATGCTAAGGGTGACTCTTCTCTGGAGTGCACCAACTACCTACGTTTCTGCAGGGCTACAGGCCTGTACCTGGACCTACGGAACCCCCGCAGGGGTCATGAGAGGTCAGTGCTCATGACCAATAAGAAATGGACAGTGCAAAAATACTGGCTTTgagagttttgtttgtttgtttttgttttctctatgtCACGCTTCCATTCAGCTCtcacactacagttacagtatagtagtaaaataaaaaaatctttctttctttcttacactCTCacgcgctctccctctctctctttctctttctttcttgctctttgtctctctctgtgtgagtgcagaTATAAGGAGGATTTCCTACAGCTGGGTGAGATAGGGGGTCACTGCCGACTGAACAGCAGCGCTCTGGAGGCAGAGGGGCAGCACAAGAGCCCCCTCCAGTCCTGGTTGGTGTGAATGAGTGCAAACAGAGTTTTCAACCTAGATCGCTGTTCAGACTGCAAGTAGAAGTGCTTAAATCTGGTTTAAATTGACAGATCTGAGGTACACAGAACTGTGTAAACAAATGAATTAGGTCACCCATGTGGCTTCTGGTATTATTTGTGCAAAATATGTTAAGTTCTTCGGCACGACTGACATTATTttaaccagaaaaaaagaaaaaggttccACCAGCCTGCTGAGGCCCCGTGTGCCACGAGAGGCACTTCCTGTGTGCCATGACAAGCACTTCCTGTGGAGACACTTCAGCTCTGAGCTGGTCTGTTTGCTGGTCCCAGGTTTGCGGAGCTGCAGACCTACTCCGCACTCAACTTCCGCCCCGAGGACGACGGGCACTGTGACCTCATCATCGAGAGACCCACAGTTTTCATGAAGCTAGACGCAGGTGGGCCAGGCCCGGTTGCCATGGCATCGTCCCGGAGTGTAACGATGAGCGGAAAGAACTGAATTTGAAACAGTATTATGTTGTCTACAGTATTCTCAGGAGCTTTAAAGGGCGGAGTATTGAAGTGCTCAGTGAAAGTGTTTATGTAATTCTGACGCTCTGCAGTCAGGTGAGTGTCTCTGGTTGCGttttgactctttttttttcttcttttctttttttttaggagTGAATATGTACCATCACTTCTGCGACTTTGTCAACCTGTACATTTCCCAGCATCTCAACAACTCATTCAGCAGGGACATCAATATCGTCATGTGGGACACGGTATTCCGCACGCagagacatgcgcacacatgctcGGAAACACAAGAAGCGCACGCAGTCAGAGAGTGATATACAAACGCACGTGCAGTGTCGTATCTGAGGCGTTTGTGTCCGCTGGGGGTGGTCGGTGCTTAGGGGCCAAAATCACAATGATTTATGGAGACGCCTTATCTGGGCCACCTCTCTCAGCTCTGGGCTCACTGACATAGAGAAAAGTGTGAGGGAACAACTGATACTAACAAAACCGGCAGAACACCTGCAAGCATTACGGTTCATTAGttattacaataatattaataatgcattagAATAAACATCAAAGTGATATCCAGGGGTCGGGATAAGCCAATTACAAGGTCACCTGGGAGCTATTTCTCGTTAACTGGATTAACTGGATATTTGGTTTAATTTGCTTTTGGAAAGCCAACAAGGCCACATTTATATTAGATTATTTTTTATCTTGTACTGACACAGTCTCTGCACCATGTCTGATTATCCAGGTACAAACCATGCGAACGGACAATGACCTGCTCATATTTGTGTTAGGTGCCTGTACAGAACTGATAAATACAGACCTTATTCTACTCAAGGTAGCAGCTCACCTGtgcgcgccccccccccccccccccaagctgtTGTCATGGTAGCGTGAGGGCtgactgtgctgtgttgcaGAGTCTGTATGGATATGGAGACTTGTTCAGCGACACCTGGCGTGCCTTCTCAGATCATGATGTCATTCACCTCAAGACCTTTGACTCGAAAAGGGTGAACATACGATTATGATTTGGTTTAATAGCATAACGAttatattcatgtatttattatattaaagtGTCTATATGTCTTCGACTATCTACTTTATACTTTACATAGATcactaagaaaatgtaattaattacatattacattcaTTAGAGGAAATGTAATTTAGTTTCTGTGTGAGGTTGAAGAAGGAgtgttttcactgtgttttgtaCAGGTGTGCTTCAGGGATGCCTTCTTCTCGCTGCTGCCGAGGATGAGATACGGCCTCTTCTACAACACCCCCCTGGTGAGCAGCGCTTGAAACAGGACAACATGGGACTTCAGAGCCATGTCCTTGGGTGGgcgggaggggtggagaaaCAAATCTCATCTCCTCTACGCTTTGAGGTCACGATAATTGCCTC
The Electrophorus electricus isolate fEleEle1 chromosome 20, fEleEle1.pri, whole genome shotgun sequence genome window above contains:
- the eogt gene encoding EGF domain-specific O-linked N-acetylglucosamine transferase, with translation MPPVLALLAVCACAALAASTDGPPRFDYSALALPRHHVARFLRSNRRVAHLCEQDPRCPFQDALQQKVSCWGYERDCPPEQRFSYPVCTSVDSGWASSVQAAQELFWKQADFGYVRERLRELNTLCRPLSPGDSSLECTNYLRFCRATGLYLDLRNPRRGHERYKEDFLQLGEIGGHCRLNSSALEAEGQHKSPLQSWFAELQTYSALNFRPEDDGHCDLIIERPTVFMKLDAGVNMYHHFCDFVNLYISQHLNNSFSRDINIVMWDTSLYGYGDLFSDTWRAFSDHDVIHLKTFDSKRVCFRDAFFSLLPRMRYGLFYNTPLISNCHSEGMFRAFSQHVLHRLNIPQEGPMEGRIRVTLLSRSTEYRRILNQQELINALKTVALFEVKLVDYKYKDMSFLEQIRVTHNSDIFIGMHGAGLTHLLFLPDWAVIFELYNCQDESCYRDLARLRGVHYLTWQRADKVFPQDRGHHPTLGEHPKFTNYTFDPEEFIRLVRLAADHVMQHRARHSKRSRDEL